The genomic stretch GAAGGCCCTGTTGATGCCCTTCGGCCTcttgctgctgcagctgctgcggTTGCCGCTTGTCCTTCTTGGCAACTTTGAATTCGCCGTAGAAGTACGAGGCAAAGCCCCAGAGAGAGAGGATCAGGGACACGGCCTTCTCCACCTGGAACTTCTCCTGGAAGCATATGACCCCTAGGATCTCTGTGATCGGGAGGAGAACGGCGATGACGATCCCCGAGAACAGGGAGGAGGAATAGAAGATGACTCCTATGGCTCCCAAGAAAAAGAACTGCCAGACGATGGCGTTCCACGCGAGCACCACGTAGTACCGGGCTTCTCCGAGCTCGTATTTCCTGGCTTCTCTAGGAATTGCCTGCGTAAACATATGAGGTCAGCGAGCATCCTTAGGGCTCATCGCTCAAAACaagggaaaacaagaaaacaagattCTATGACTGCGGCTCGCCTACCCCCACTAACTCCATACGTTACTATctaaaattgactagatggaaTCAATGATGTCATGTTAAGTTGAAAAATGAAGACGGAGACAGCAATTGATCTTTTAGCCGGCTTCTTGTTATTTGTCCTATCAGGTTGGAAAACTACAATAAGGACAACGCAGTCTGTGACCCTCATTTTTCCTGGGGTTGCAGTGTAAACAGTACGTGATGTAGCTTGAGTAGGAAATATTGATTCCCGTCTTCCTATCGTGCCTACTTCTCGGCAATAGCTGTTAACAGTCTCCTATAATAGAGCAAACTTTCGTGATATGCAAATCTtccctaaattttcaaattttgctttAGATTGGAATCTTGTTTAGTTCAAATCTTGACACCAAGGCacgttggtttctttttctcaacCTACAATAGCTGAAACTTTTGTAATGTATAAATTTCAATACGTAATTTCGCATGCAATTTTTTgtcacaatttttttagatGGGGATTGatagaaaagtaaaagtttcggtcaaacataagcaaacatcGTTGCAAACTGAATTTTAATCACTGACTTTTTGAATCCTCTAATTTCTTGTGTGAATATGAACAAGGCAGAAAACGAATCAAGCGGAACCGGGGACAAAACCCGGTCTGGTTCATATGAAGCTGGTTCATCAAACCAGAAATACCGATTTCTAAGACAAAAATGGGGGAAACCACATGAAAACCAAGTGAATTTTACACGATCAATGATTGTGATGAACCTAAGAGGACAGGGTCGAAggttgtgagagagagaagaacctgGAAGTCCTTGTTGACCAGCATGCCGATGGTGCAGAAAACGGTGGCGAAGAAGCACATCACCAACTGAATCTCCAACACCAGCGAGTACGTGATCGCCTGCTTGGCCTTCTTGTACATCAGCTCCACCAGCGGCAATATGAACCCGTACAGCGCCGCCGCCCCGAGCGTCATGAAGAACCCCGCGTAGTACTCCCTGTTCGACTCCCCCTTTGGCCGGTCGCTGCTCGAGTGCATCGCCAGCACCCCGGCCCCCATCGTCAACAGGAATACCGAGTTGATCGAGTACGACGTGAACAGCTGCCTCACCAGGAGGAACGCGAACAAGGCCGTGAAGCCCAGCTGCGTTGCGATGAGCAGGGCCGACGTCGAGACAGGGAGCCGCGCCACGCCGTACGCGTAGAGGTAGTCGTCGAGGCCCGTGAGGACCCCGATGACGGCCGAGGCGACGAAGAGGAAGGGGTCCATGAGGATGAGGCGGGCGGAGGGGCCCTCGGCGGCGCGGCGGCGGAAGTAGGCCGCGGCGAGGGGGACGAAGATGATGGGCCAGCCGCCCGTCTCGAGCCAGCTGGAGAGCCAGACGCGGGCGCCGCCGCGGATGAAGTAGAGGCGCATGAGGAGGGGGCCGCCGCAAGTGCCGAGGGAGAGCATGGCGCAGTTGAGcgcgaggaggaggagcctcATGGTTTTGCCCTGCGGCGCTTCCATGGTTTCCCCCATGACGAAGCTCGCGTGcgctctgctctctctctctctgccgcCCGATCCCTTTGAGATTGTTTCTAGTTAAGGTTTCTTCTGTTCACCcccacaaaggaaaaagaaagaacaggaaCAAACACCATAAAAGTGTTTGAGCTCGAGAGACGATCAGGCGCAGCGAGCGCTCGCGGAGAGGAAAGCAATGGTGGAGAAGCGTGCATTTGAAAAGTAATTGCGGAGGAGATTAAGTAGTCGTTTTTCTTCTCTGTCCGTTCGCCTCTTGGAATGGGGAGGTTTGCTTGGTGGCAAATTAGAATCTTTTGCGGAATATCATGACACATTGCGCCACTAAATTGGAGTTTTCCCAAAGGGGGAAAACTGTAATTTACTCTACGGCTCCTGTATCGTGACCGAACATACGTGTCACGTCGTGGATAAAATGAGTAGAATGCATAAAGAGTCAGGAATGAGACTTACAGCTGACAGCCGAGCGGGCTGCTCTAACACCCGAGGCGAATGCACTTATTAAGTCGCGATTCGAtttgtcaatcaatcaattgtttttttggtcaatcaATGTCATCCAACTGTTGATAGTTGATGATGCACGGCAAAATATCGTATCGCCGAAGTGTCCCCTTCAATACAAACCGAGCGCGTTACCTGCCGTATGAGCCTACAAAGAGTTAGTGCATACGAGGGTCACGCTAGGTAGCACGAATTAGACATTGCGGGCATTGGTGCCAAAGGCATATATCATTATCTGCCACTAACAGTGCCCCACAATTGACAAGTCATACTCGCTAGGGTGACTTGTGTGGTAATAACACCTTTTTTTCGTAGTCGCTTCTCACACCATTTACCTTTCGGATATGCTCATATCATATTATATTCATGATTTGATATTTACAATATATCAatgtaaataaatatgaaaataaacaaacgaaaacCGTAAGAATATCTCGTAATTCATTGCTAGATATGATAAGAGAAAGCAAATATAACCGTTCATGTTTATGATTATGAAAAGCTTTGCCTCTCTCGCTATATTcgttaaacttcaacatgaaacGCAAAGTTACGGAGGAGAAGGAGGTTTGACTCTTTCTCTACTTTTCTTAGACTTTTGCTGTGAACTGGAAAgttaagaaggagaagaagtttcaaTTCTTGCACTGTTTTCGTGGACTTT from Rhodamnia argentea isolate NSW1041297 chromosome 2, ASM2092103v1, whole genome shotgun sequence encodes the following:
- the LOC115749871 gene encoding purine permease 3-like, with protein sequence MVETMEAPQGETMEAPQGKTMRLLLLALNCAMLSLGTCGGPLLMRLYFIRGGARVWLSSWLETGGWPIIFVPLAAAYFRRRAAEGPSARLILMDPFLFVASAVIGVLTGLDDYLYAYGVARLPVSTSALLIATQLGFTALFAFLLVRQLFTSYSINSVFLLTMGAGVLAMHSSSDRPKGESNREYYAGFFMTLGAAALYGFILPLVELMYKKAKQAITYSLVLEIQLVMCFFATVFCTIGMLVNKDFQAIPREARKYELGEARYYVVLAWNAIVWQFFFLGAIGVIFYSSSLFSGIVIAVLLPITEILGVICFQEKFQVEKAVSLILSLWGFASYFYGEFKVAKKDKRQPQQLQQQEAEGHQQGLP